In Crassostrea angulata isolate pt1a10 chromosome 4, ASM2561291v2, whole genome shotgun sequence, one genomic interval encodes:
- the LOC128179551 gene encoding putative tRNA (cytidine(32)/guanosine(34)-2'-O)-methyltransferase has product MGKSSKDKRDVYYRLAKEEGWRARSAFKLLQINEDFNLFEGVKKVVDLCAAPGSWSQVLARKLRGGDVKNDDVKIVAVDLQAMAPIPGVIQLQGDITKKSTAQEIISHFEGEKADLVVCDGAPDVTGLHDIDEYIQAQLLLAALNITTHVLRTGGTFVAKIFRGKDVTLLYSQLRIFFPLVAIFKPRSSRNSSIEAFVVCQNYSPPAGYIPNMSNPLLDHKYDTDYNNLEGPNRVIVPFLACGDLSGFDSDRTYPLNLEDGKDYVYHPPTQGPIKPPYEEACQLRKTDQLAKVVDPTKASSESSDKSKGDTTTKGSTIDSLPDCLDEDLEFDPSEQDVLEDLTELQIG; this is encoded by the coding sequence ATGGGGAAGTCAagtaaagataaaagagatGTGTACTATCGCTTAGCTAAAGAGGAAGGATGGCGGGCAAGGAGCGCGTTCAAACTTCTACAAATAAACGAGGACTTTAATTTGTTTGAAGGAGTAAAGAAAGTTGTAGATTTGTGTGCAGCCCCTGGTAGCTGGAGTCAAGTGTTAGCCAGGAAATTAAGAGGAGGTGATGTCAAAAACGACGACGTGAAAATAGTAGCTGTCGATCTCCAGGCGATGGCTCCAATCCCTGGAGTTATTCAGCTGCAGGGAGACATAACCAAGAAGTCAACAGCACAGGAAATCATATCTCACTTTGAAGGCGAGAAGGCGGATCTAGTGGTTTGTGATGGGGCACCTGATGTCACTGGTCTTCATGACATCGACGAATACATTCAGGCTCAGTTGCTTTTAGCTGCTTTAAACATAACCACACACGTTCTTCGCACTGGTGGGACATTTGTTGCCAAGATATTCCGTGGAAAAGATGTCACATTGTTATATTCCCAACTTCGTATATTTTTCCCACTCGTTGCAATATTCAAACCACGGAGTAGCAGAAATTCAAGTATCGAGGCATTTGTCGTGTGTCAGAATTATTCTCCACCTGCAGGATACATTCCCAATATGTCGAATCCTTTACTCGACCACAAATACGACACAGATTACAATAATCTAGAAGGACCAAACCGAGTTATTGTTCCCTTTCTTGCTTGTGGAGATTTAAGTGGTTTTGATTCCGATCGAACATATCCTCTGAACCTTGAAGATGGCAAAGACTATGTGTACCACCCTCCAACTCAAGGACCAATCAAGCCTCCATATGAGGAGGCATGTCAACTGAGAAAGACTGACCAACTGGCAAAAGTAGTTGACCCTACAAAGGCATCATCAGAATCATCAGACAAGAGTAAAGGAGATACTACAACCAAAGGCTCTACCATAGACTCTCTTCCAGATTGTCTGGATGAAGATCTGGAATTTGATCCTTCAGAACAAGATGTGTTGGAAGACTTAACAGAATTACAGATTGGATAG